In Providencia hangzhouensis, the DNA window ACGCAATGTCCTTGCCAGATTCGTCACACGAATAAGTGGAACATTTTCTGCCGCGCCACAGGCCACTTTTTTCGCGGTTGCATTAAGCTGAGCAGATTTATCTTTAGGAACAATCACAGCATGAACGCCAGCGGCATCAGCGCTACGTAAACACGCGCCTAAGTTATGAGGGTCTGTCACGCCATCCAATACCAATAAAAATGGCGATGGTGTGCTCTCCAATAAATCAGGCAGGTCACCTTCTTGATACTGTTTACCCGGTAATACTTTCGCAATGATACCTTGGTGAACGGCGCCTTCGGTTTGGCTATCCATCCATTGACGGTTCGCTACTTGAACAACAACACCTAATGCTTCGATTTCATGCACCAGCGGCATTAATCGGCGGTCTTCACGACCTTTCAAAATATAGACTTCTTTAATGCGTTGCGGTGAACGCTCAAGTAAGGCTTTCACTGCGTGAATGCCATAAATCATTTCGCTCATAAATTTCTTATTTATATTAATAAATAGTAAAGTGGCGTGTTAGCGCCACTTTGGTTAATAACGATGGTTAATAACTACAGCAATACCATTATCCCTCTTGTTTTTGGGATTTTTTTGCAACGCGTTTAGCTTTTAATTTTGCTGTAATTTTTCTGGTTTTATCGGAAGGCTTT includes these proteins:
- the rlmB gene encoding 23S rRNA (guanosine(2251)-2'-O)-methyltransferase RlmB yields the protein MSEMIYGIHAVKALLERSPQRIKEVYILKGREDRRLMPLVHEIEALGVVVQVANRQWMDSQTEGAVHQGIIAKVLPGKQYQEGDLPDLLESTPSPFLLVLDGVTDPHNLGACLRSADAAGVHAVIVPKDKSAQLNATAKKVACGAAENVPLIRVTNLARTLRLLQEYNVWIVGTAGEADHNLYQSKLTGSIALVMGAEGEGMRRLTREHCDELISIPMAGSVSSLNVSVATGVCLFEAVRQRLPVSVEK